The following are from one region of the Sphingobium sp. TKS genome:
- a CDS encoding TetR/AcrR family transcriptional regulator — MGRPRNKDVDRRILTAAIELFVRAGWQDFVIEEVARRARVGKASIYLRWSDREALLRDALLAFFTPWPVVPTGSFREELQALVRAVLSELSADIGWSISRVQSDPDIPAGIAQLCRGLIAERVAVVERLVESAKQRGEIPADAPTRLIMETVTGAALGHAGLARYSEPAPHGRDDPDDFARTLVDFLYPAFCRSSG; from the coding sequence ATGGGCCGGCCGCGGAACAAGGACGTCGATCGGCGCATCCTGACAGCGGCGATCGAACTGTTCGTCCGCGCCGGCTGGCAGGATTTCGTCATCGAAGAGGTGGCGCGGCGGGCGCGCGTCGGAAAAGCCTCCATCTATCTGCGCTGGAGCGATAGGGAGGCGCTGCTGCGCGACGCTCTGCTCGCCTTTTTCACGCCTTGGCCGGTGGTGCCCACCGGCAGCTTTCGCGAGGAGCTGCAAGCGCTGGTAAGGGCCGTGCTGAGCGAATTGTCGGCGGACATCGGCTGGTCCATCAGCCGCGTCCAGTCTGATCCCGACATCCCTGCGGGGATAGCGCAGTTATGCCGCGGGCTGATTGCCGAACGGGTGGCCGTGGTCGAGCGTCTCGTCGAATCCGCCAAGCAGCGGGGCGAGATTCCGGCCGATGCGCCGACCCGCCTCATCATGGAAACGGTCACCGGTGCCGCCCTGGGTCATGCGGGTCTTGCGCGTTACAGCGAACCGGCTCCGCATGGACGGGACGACCCCGACGATTTTGCCCGCACCCTCGTCGACTTCCTTTATCCCGCCTTCTGCCGATCCTCCGGCTGA
- a CDS encoding alpha/beta hydrolase — protein sequence MTEKSKRPPFAVELAGILPALEGYVPVNMQEADLPRFRQLSSVTREDLIGDAPVDCVDHVIPGFDGAEIIVSVISRADHKTAGPGIYHVHGGGMVMANRFAGARALVDWAIKYDAVCVSVEYRLAPEFPAPVPVEDCYAGLQWMAANAAMLGFDPDRLLIFGGSGGGGLSAGATLLARDRGGPPLLGQLLQCPMIDDRDCTASSRQYEGVGVWDRTSNNTAWKMILGERCGAADVSPYSAPARATDLSGLPPTFIDVGAAEVFRDEDVAYASAIWAAGGDCELHVWSGAFHGFYDIAPQSRQAQACLVAREAWLDRLLHP from the coding sequence ATGACCGAAAAAAGCAAACGGCCCCCTTTCGCCGTCGAACTCGCGGGCATCTTGCCGGCCTTGGAAGGCTATGTTCCGGTCAACATGCAGGAGGCCGACCTCCCCAGGTTCCGGCAGCTCAGCAGTGTGACGCGCGAAGACCTGATCGGGGATGCACCGGTCGACTGCGTCGACCATGTCATTCCCGGTTTCGACGGAGCGGAGATCATCGTGTCGGTCATTTCGCGCGCGGATCACAAGACTGCGGGTCCGGGCATTTATCACGTCCACGGCGGCGGCATGGTGATGGCGAACCGTTTTGCCGGCGCCCGCGCGCTGGTCGACTGGGCGATCAAATATGACGCGGTGTGCGTGAGCGTGGAATATCGGCTGGCGCCGGAATTTCCCGCGCCGGTCCCCGTGGAGGATTGCTATGCCGGGCTTCAGTGGATGGCTGCCAACGCGGCCATGCTGGGCTTTGACCCCGATCGGCTCCTCATCTTCGGAGGAAGCGGGGGCGGGGGCCTCTCCGCAGGCGCAACGCTGCTCGCGCGGGATCGGGGCGGACCGCCGCTCTTGGGGCAACTGTTGCAGTGCCCGATGATCGACGATCGCGACTGCACCGCCTCTTCCCGCCAATATGAAGGGGTCGGCGTCTGGGATCGGACGAGCAATAACACCGCCTGGAAGATGATCCTGGGCGAACGCTGCGGGGCCGCCGACGTATCGCCCTATTCCGCGCCCGCGCGCGCCACGGACCTCAGCGGCCTGCCGCCGACCTTCATCGATGTGGGCGCGGCCGAGGTGTTTCGCGACGAGGATGTCGCCTATGCCTCCGCCATCTGGGCAGCGGGCGGCGATTGCGAGTTGCATGTCTGGAGCGGGGCCTTTCACGGATTCTACGATATCGCGCCGCAGTCCCGACAGGCGCAGGCATGTCTGGTGGCGCGGGAAGCATGGCTGGACCGGCTGCTGCATCCTTGA
- a CDS encoding TonB-dependent receptor: protein MGFDRMMRGHSVRSLATLGASCLSFAAATAIAQDQAPPSKAAGAANIGQDIVVTARRREESLQSVPLSVTAATPTILKEQRIISAQDIQNLAPSLSLTSRSGQQQSGQFNVRGQGQTFGGALPSVIAYFADVPLESQGGAAFALYDIDSVQVLRGPQGTLFGRNTNGGAVLLTPTAPGDDFGGYLNASYGNLDAIDLRGAVNLPVSETLRLRVSGNMIRRDGYVKNLSGRDFNDQHQDSWRVFLRFEPSDDFRNDLVYTGLDADEGGSAFILSIIRPGKITSTYDGGRLLTALAQQQQWGPRRVSNTQEGLGASRTIHLIADTARLELGNVTLKNIAAFERVKVNFGSDTDGTDVRYAQNGSLPTVFSIGSGVKMYPDMNLRQFTEEFQVSGTVFDNRLEYIAGAFYLDAESPGGLHTFRAGRVGNTGSSPTTTSSNFVTFQFRDRSKAVFTQATYHAGAARQFSITAGLRYSWDIRKSSFGRLAANGPINRPLPLSGYTCSLPGIGNSPSTPASQCYRILTGKYEDVGYSFSLDWKAVDGLLLYATTRRGFKDGGFNTIIASANDPEYQPEVVTDYEIGAKWTYDLGPVLGRLNVDAFTSKYEDIQRQITGGLPTTAVILNVGNGRIKGIEAEGLIQISEFSLSAFYAYLKATYDGGFIDAGVDVSASKFIGVPSHSGGFTARWAHDLSDRGDALIASATVYATSRIALDSDTVLNHEGFAPGYATLGARLEWRRVGGKDFDLALWSKNLTDKLYAVGGVPQGSSSGMTTFLYGEPRTYGVQMTTRF, encoded by the coding sequence ATGGGTTTCGATAGGATGATGCGCGGCCATAGCGTTCGGAGCTTGGCCACGCTCGGCGCTTCCTGCCTTTCGTTCGCGGCAGCGACGGCCATCGCGCAGGACCAGGCTCCGCCCTCCAAGGCGGCGGGAGCGGCCAATATCGGTCAGGACATCGTGGTTACGGCCCGGCGACGCGAAGAGAGCCTCCAGTCGGTTCCCCTGTCGGTAACGGCTGCAACACCCACAATCCTGAAAGAACAGAGGATCATCTCGGCGCAGGATATCCAGAACCTTGCGCCCAGCCTCTCGCTGACATCCCGCAGCGGGCAGCAGCAAAGCGGGCAGTTCAACGTTCGGGGACAAGGTCAGACTTTCGGCGGCGCGCTTCCCAGCGTGATCGCCTATTTCGCGGACGTTCCACTGGAATCTCAGGGCGGCGCCGCCTTTGCCCTCTACGATATCGACTCGGTTCAGGTTCTGCGAGGACCGCAAGGCACCCTGTTCGGCCGGAATACCAACGGCGGCGCCGTGCTCCTCACGCCAACGGCTCCCGGCGACGATTTCGGCGGCTATCTCAACGCATCCTATGGCAATCTGGATGCGATCGACCTGCGCGGCGCCGTCAACCTGCCCGTTTCGGAAACGCTCCGGCTGCGCGTTTCCGGCAACATGATCCGCCGCGACGGCTATGTAAAGAATCTGTCGGGGCGCGATTTCAACGACCAGCATCAGGACAGTTGGCGCGTCTTTCTGCGCTTTGAGCCAAGCGACGATTTTCGCAATGACCTGGTCTATACCGGGCTGGATGCTGACGAGGGGGGATCGGCGTTCATCCTCTCCATCATCCGGCCGGGCAAGATCACGTCTACCTATGATGGCGGCCGCCTGTTGACGGCTCTTGCCCAGCAGCAGCAATGGGGTCCGCGCCGCGTGAGCAACACGCAGGAAGGACTAGGCGCTTCACGCACCATCCACCTGATCGCCGACACCGCAAGGCTCGAACTGGGCAATGTGACATTAAAGAATATCGCCGCGTTCGAACGGGTGAAGGTCAATTTCGGCTCGGATACGGACGGCACTGACGTTCGCTATGCCCAGAATGGCAGCCTGCCAACGGTCTTTTCCATCGGCTCCGGGGTCAAGATGTACCCGGACATGAACCTGCGGCAGTTCACTGAGGAATTCCAGGTCAGCGGCACAGTGTTCGACAATCGCTTGGAATATATCGCGGGCGCTTTCTATCTGGATGCGGAATCGCCTGGCGGGCTCCACACGTTCCGTGCAGGCCGCGTTGGCAATACGGGGTCGTCGCCGACCACCACCTCTTCCAACTTCGTGACCTTCCAGTTCCGGGACCGGAGCAAGGCCGTCTTCACGCAGGCCACCTACCATGCGGGTGCCGCCCGGCAATTCTCGATCACGGCAGGCCTGCGCTATAGCTGGGATATACGCAAATCGAGCTTCGGCCGTCTGGCCGCCAATGGACCCATCAACAGGCCGCTGCCCTTGTCGGGCTACACCTGCTCTCTGCCCGGCATAGGCAACAGCCCTTCGACGCCCGCATCGCAATGTTATCGCATCCTCACCGGAAAATATGAGGATGTCGGCTATAGCTTCAGCCTGGACTGGAAGGCCGTCGACGGCCTGCTTCTCTACGCGACCACGCGCCGCGGCTTCAAGGACGGCGGCTTCAACACGATCATCGCCTCGGCCAACGATCCTGAATATCAGCCGGAAGTGGTCACCGACTATGAGATCGGGGCGAAGTGGACCTATGATCTTGGCCCCGTGCTCGGCCGCTTGAACGTCGACGCCTTCACCAGCAAATATGAGGATATCCAGCGGCAGATCACCGGCGGCCTGCCCACCACCGCGGTGATCCTCAATGTCGGCAATGGCAGGATCAAGGGCATTGAGGCGGAAGGCCTGATCCAGATCAGCGAATTCTCGCTATCAGCATTCTACGCCTATCTCAAGGCAACCTATGACGGTGGCTTCATCGACGCGGGCGTCGACGTTTCCGCCAGCAAGTTCATCGGCGTTCCAAGCCACAGCGGCGGCTTCACCGCCCGCTGGGCCCATGATCTGAGCGATCGCGGCGATGCCCTGATCGCCTCCGCGACGGTTTATGCCACGAGCCGGATCGCGCTCGATTCCGACACCGTCCTCAACCATGAAGGCTTTGCTCCGGGCTATGCCACGCTCGGCGCCCGCCTCGAATGGCGCAGGGTTGGCGGCAAGGATTTCGACCTCGCCCTGTGGAGCAAGAATCTCACCGACAAGTTGTACGCCGTCGGGGGTGTGCCGCAGGGCAGTTCGTCCGGCATGACCACCTTCCTCTATGGCGAACCCCGAACCTATGGGGTCCAGATGACGACCCGGTTCTGA
- a CDS encoding MFS transporter: protein MSADRPDGSSTEYQGLARSALIVIPLAIADLVASFETTMIHSAFKSVLEDFGDPISSGWLVTAYMLVAAGTAAIVGRLGDLLGRKRVLLATIVVAVTGSLISALAPTLAGVIAGRAVQGVAVAILPLCFGLLREHLPARQIPFCIGLITAISAVGTSAGLVGGGVAVDHFGWRSVFWVSAAIGLLAALLVQLLLPASSRLTGRIPVDPLGALLFPPAAGLILLGLSKGGSWGWSSPHILASLIGGAMLFAWWVRHELRRAKPLIDLRQLDNRAILMAYLALMFAALGTFQVVPFFTLLFQQPTWTGVGFGLSATASGLLQLPSTISVILGAPVAGWLCGRYGGRTVIAGGALLCTAAWITTIFHMSELMWLVPALTAAALGTAVLYTGIPNVVISQVDASRVSEATGLLTVARSLMGAAGAQFLVMGLANSTIRDPLKGRATFPVVEAYQMTSVFLALMSAAAILAAVMIPGNAKISPAGRRDRSSANLRPSG from the coding sequence ATGTCGGCGGATCGGCCTGACGGCTCATCAACGGAATATCAGGGGCTTGCCCGCTCGGCGCTGATCGTCATTCCCTTGGCCATCGCCGATCTGGTGGCCAGCTTCGAGACGACGATGATCCACTCGGCTTTCAAATCGGTGCTGGAGGATTTCGGCGATCCGATATCGAGCGGCTGGCTCGTGACCGCCTATATGCTGGTGGCGGCCGGAACAGCCGCGATCGTAGGCCGGCTGGGCGACCTGCTCGGCCGCAAGCGCGTGCTTCTGGCCACGATCGTGGTCGCCGTCACCGGCTCGCTGATCAGCGCGCTGGCCCCGACGCTGGCCGGTGTCATCGCCGGCCGTGCGGTGCAGGGCGTAGCTGTGGCGATCCTGCCGCTCTGCTTCGGCCTGCTCAGGGAACATCTGCCCGCGCGCCAAATCCCCTTCTGCATCGGCCTCATCACCGCAATCAGCGCCGTTGGAACTTCGGCGGGACTGGTTGGGGGCGGCGTCGCGGTGGACCATTTCGGCTGGCGTTCCGTCTTTTGGGTCAGCGCGGCTATCGGCCTTTTGGCGGCCCTGCTTGTTCAACTGCTTTTGCCGGCCTCTTCGCGCTTGACCGGGCGCATTCCCGTCGATCCCCTGGGCGCGCTGCTCTTCCCGCCTGCAGCCGGGCTGATCCTGCTCGGCCTGAGCAAGGGGGGAAGCTGGGGATGGTCAAGCCCCCATATCCTCGCGAGCCTTATCGGCGGTGCGATGCTGTTCGCCTGGTGGGTGCGCCATGAGTTACGCCGGGCCAAACCGCTGATCGATCTCAGACAACTGGACAACCGGGCGATCCTCATGGCCTATCTGGCGTTGATGTTCGCCGCCCTTGGCACCTTTCAGGTGGTTCCCTTTTTCACGCTGCTGTTCCAGCAGCCGACATGGACGGGCGTCGGTTTTGGCCTTTCAGCAACCGCCAGCGGCCTCCTGCAATTGCCATCGACCATCAGCGTTATCCTGGGCGCACCGGTCGCGGGCTGGCTGTGCGGCAGATATGGCGGCCGGACCGTCATCGCAGGCGGCGCGCTGCTCTGTACCGCCGCGTGGATCACCACGATCTTCCACATGTCCGAACTTATGTGGCTGGTTCCCGCATTGACCGCGGCGGCGCTCGGAACGGCCGTGCTCTATACCGGCATTCCCAATGTCGTCATTTCGCAGGTCGACGCCAGCCGCGTGAGCGAGGCCACCGGTCTGCTGACGGTCGCACGCTCGCTCATGGGTGCGGCGGGCGCGCAATTCCTGGTCATGGGGTTGGCGAACTCCACGATCCGCGATCCCCTGAAAGGACGGGCGACCTTTCCCGTCGTGGAGGCCTATCAGATGACATCCGTCTTTCTGGCGCTGATGAGTGCGGCAGCGATCCTGGCCGCCGTGATGATTCCAGGAAACGCCAAGATTTCTCCGGCGGGGCGCCGCGATCGCAGTTCAGCAAACTTGCGCCCATCGGGATAA
- a CDS encoding putative quinol monooxygenase — translation MPIVISATMELNPDHAETILLSLAPVVEEVLADPDCQAYTWALDPFSPGRVQIFEQYTDTEALARHFAMPGVRGLRKLLEVAGPIKVVSTKYRVDHFEPVLDSTGKPRPDFFQAPQ, via the coding sequence ATGCCCATAGTGATTTCCGCAACGATGGAACTAAATCCGGATCATGCCGAGACCATCCTCCTCTCACTCGCGCCAGTCGTCGAGGAAGTGCTCGCGGATCCCGATTGTCAGGCCTATACTTGGGCGCTCGATCCCTTCAGTCCAGGACGCGTACAGATATTCGAGCAATATACCGACACCGAGGCGCTCGCCCGACACTTCGCGATGCCCGGAGTGCGCGGATTGCGCAAGTTGCTGGAAGTCGCCGGCCCCATCAAGGTGGTAAGCACAAAATATCGGGTCGACCATTTCGAGCCGGTTCTGGATTCCACCGGAAAGCCGCGCCCGGACTTCTTCCAGGCACCTCAATAA
- a CDS encoding GMC family oxidoreductase: MIEADYVIVGGGSAGSVLAARLSEDPEVKVVLIEAGGDGRGFWVNMPAGVIKLVGNPKTDWCYTAEPDPSINNRQVMWNAGKMLGGGSALNGMAYNRGLRSDYDAWEAAGCPGWSFSEIFPYFLRGEDWRGEKDYQSHGRTGNFAISPIRSPSPLVPAFVTACENLGIPYRDDSCGGDIGGVWNALTFQRDGQRCSAAKGFLEPARNRPNLEILTHMRANNILFEGRRAVGVNVRRKDGTMQDVRARREVLISAGATQSPALLMRSGIGPAAHLRDHGIELVAESRNVGENLLEHPYIRLRWLVSEPTFNSQMQTLPQKAGQMYRYLFRRDGILTSPMIQAIAGVKTLPELAQPDVQVNFISFVFDTTKPPMGKAAIVYPLHERPAIGMSVSVNRAYSRGQILLRSADPADHPVIHPNLLGDQRDVDTLVRAGKLLERIAASPGLGELVQERLDPELKNDADWELYVRNTAGIGYHASGTCRMGSDADAVVDPRLRVRGVSGLRVVDASIMPELVSGNTTGPTVMIGERASDFIKEDAAR; the protein is encoded by the coding sequence ATGATCGAAGCGGATTATGTCATTGTGGGCGGCGGCAGCGCCGGCAGCGTGCTGGCGGCCCGGCTGTCGGAAGATCCCGAGGTCAAGGTCGTTCTGATCGAAGCGGGCGGAGACGGCCGGGGCTTCTGGGTCAACATGCCGGCCGGGGTGATCAAGCTCGTCGGCAATCCCAAGACCGACTGGTGCTACACCGCCGAACCCGACCCATCGATCAACAACCGGCAGGTGATGTGGAATGCCGGCAAGATGCTGGGTGGCGGCAGCGCCTTGAACGGCATGGCCTATAACAGGGGCCTCCGCAGCGATTACGACGCCTGGGAGGCGGCTGGCTGCCCGGGCTGGTCGTTCAGCGAGATCTTCCCTTATTTTCTGAGGGGCGAGGACTGGCGGGGCGAGAAGGACTATCAATCGCACGGGCGCACCGGAAATTTCGCGATTTCGCCCATCCGCTCGCCAAGCCCGCTGGTACCGGCCTTCGTAACCGCGTGCGAGAATCTCGGCATTCCCTATCGGGACGACTCATGCGGCGGCGACATCGGCGGGGTATGGAACGCGCTGACCTTCCAGCGAGACGGGCAAAGGTGCAGCGCCGCCAAAGGCTTTCTCGAGCCGGCCCGCAACCGTCCCAATCTCGAGATACTCACCCATATGCGGGCGAACAATATCCTGTTCGAAGGCCGGCGTGCGGTTGGCGTCAACGTTCGCCGGAAAGACGGGACCATGCAGGACGTGCGAGCCCGCAGGGAGGTCCTGATCAGCGCGGGCGCCACGCAATCCCCGGCCCTGCTGATGCGGTCGGGCATCGGGCCCGCCGCCCATCTTCGCGACCATGGCATAGAACTGGTCGCCGAAAGCCGCAATGTGGGCGAGAACTTGCTTGAGCATCCCTATATAAGGCTGCGCTGGCTGGTCAGCGAACCCACCTTCAACTCCCAGATGCAGACGCTGCCCCAAAAAGCGGGCCAGATGTACCGTTACCTGTTCCGGCGCGACGGTATACTAACCTCGCCCATGATCCAGGCGATCGCGGGCGTGAAGACTCTGCCCGAACTCGCGCAGCCCGACGTGCAGGTGAACTTCATCTCGTTCGTCTTCGATACGACAAAGCCGCCCATGGGCAAGGCTGCAATCGTCTATCCGCTCCACGAACGTCCCGCGATCGGCATGAGCGTGTCGGTCAACCGGGCCTACAGCCGCGGTCAGATCTTGCTGCGCAGCGCTGATCCGGCCGATCATCCGGTCATCCATCCCAATTTGCTGGGCGATCAGCGCGACGTCGACACATTGGTGCGCGCAGGCAAGTTGCTGGAACGGATCGCCGCGAGCCCGGGACTTGGCGAACTGGTGCAGGAACGGCTCGACCCCGAACTGAAGAATGACGCCGACTGGGAACTCTATGTCCGCAACACTGCGGGCATCGGCTATCATGCCAGCGGCACCTGCCGCATGGGCAGCGATGCAGACGCCGTGGTCGATCCGCGGCTTCGCGTGCGCGGAGTCAGTGGCCTGCGGGTCGTCGATGCTTCGATCATGCCGGAACTGGTCAGCGGCAACACCACCGGACCGACGGTGATGATAGGCGAACGCGCATCGGACTTCATCAAGGAGGACGCCGCCCGCTGA
- a CDS encoding SDR family oxidoreductase, with amino-acid sequence MIIVTGAAGHLGQSVLRKLAAEGHEVAAVDLAGTVPDVGQATSLTGIDLNDVAATTAAFTTLTSSGRVTGLVNLAGGFRWETVGDGSVDSWDLLYRMNLRSAVNAIRAILPALRSGGGVIVNVAAQAAIRAASGMGAYAASKAGVMRLTESLAAEEMDRGVRVNAVMPSIIDTPVNRADMPDADFDRWVAPDALADVVAFLISDAARAITGACIPVTGRS; translated from the coding sequence ATGATCATCGTAACAGGGGCTGCAGGCCATCTGGGTCAAAGCGTGCTGCGCAAACTCGCGGCTGAGGGCCACGAAGTGGCTGCGGTCGACCTTGCCGGGACCGTGCCAGATGTAGGGCAGGCGACGTCGCTGACCGGCATAGACCTGAACGATGTGGCGGCAACGACTGCGGCGTTCACGACCCTTACCAGCTCGGGCAGGGTGACGGGGCTGGTGAACCTTGCCGGCGGGTTTCGCTGGGAAACGGTCGGTGATGGATCGGTCGACAGCTGGGACCTGCTCTACCGGATGAACCTTCGGTCCGCGGTCAACGCGATTCGCGCGATCCTGCCTGCTCTGCGGTCGGGTGGCGGCGTGATCGTCAACGTGGCGGCGCAGGCCGCCATCCGGGCCGCGTCGGGAATGGGGGCTTATGCGGCGAGCAAGGCCGGCGTCATGCGGCTGACGGAGAGCCTTGCGGCGGAGGAAATGGATCGCGGCGTTCGCGTGAACGCGGTGATGCCGTCGATCATCGACACGCCCGTCAATCGCGCCGACATGCCCGACGCCGACTTCGATCGCTGGGTCGCGCCCGATGCGCTGGCGGACGTCGTGGCCTTCCTCATTTCGGATGCGGCCCGGGCGATCACGGGCGCATGCATCCCGGTGACCGGCCGCAGCTGA